Proteins from one Pyrobaculum neutrophilum V24Sta genomic window:
- a CDS encoding C2H2-type zinc finger protein has protein sequence MAAEMCFACTEQGYAKPATKVVCSVCKKEVSWREAVAHYMGHGKKSGNDVICPICNTKVKGQEFRSHVRRHFAVRRGASYLCGICGKSFLTLKSLLVHLMKTHE, from the coding sequence ATGGCGGCGGAGATGTGTTTTGCATGTACCGAACAGGGATACGCCAAGCCGGCCACCAAGGTGGTGTGTTCAGTGTGTAAGAAGGAGGTCAGCTGGAGGGAGGCCGTAGCCCACTACATGGGGCATGGAAAGAAGAGCGGTAACGACGTAATATGCCCCATATGTAATACGAAGGTCAAGGGGCAGGAGTTCAGGAGCCACGTGAGGAGGCACTTCGCCGTGAGGAGAGGAGCCTCCTATTTATGCGGCATATGCGGCAAGAGCTTCCTCACGCTTAAGTCTCTGCTTGTCCACTTGATGAAGACCCACGAGTGA
- a CDS encoding V-type ATP synthase subunit A, producing MSGRIEYIAGPVVKADLPGAKLYELVFVGEIKLFGEVVRVQGDKAFIQVYEDTTGLRPGEPVVRSGEPLSAWLGPTIIGKIYDGVQRPLKNIEEISKSPFIARGIGYDQAPPLDLKAEFDFKPAVKPGEEVSPGDVLGSVKETELMTHYILYPPLPENAPGVVEWVADGKYKVDDVIARIKTKRGIVEVKMWHKWPVRRPRPFREKLPPVEPLITGVRTIDTMFPIAKGGAAAVPGPFGSGKTVTIRTLSMFAQSRFIIPVLCGERGNEAADALHGLLKLKDPTTGRSLLERTTIIVNTSNMPVAAREASVYMGTTLGEYFRDQGYDVLVLADSTSRWAEAMREVALRIGEMPSEEGYPAYLPTRLAEFYERAGRVVLIGSKERVGSLTIAASVSPPGGDFTEPVTSNTLRFIGAFWPLSPRLAYSRHYPAIDWLAAFSRYVDTVEVWWSKNISTEWRRIRDTLQSLLVKEAELQEIVRILGTEALSEYEKHVLNVAFMIREGFLKQDAFNPVDTPSSPIKQFLLMKAIYAYYEEGMKAIEAGVPAAVLRELETVKRLPRLRMEVTNDVAKEELTKFIESLVSEIRSVLAARKQ from the coding sequence ATGAGCGGTAGAATTGAGTATATAGCGGGTCCCGTCGTCAAGGCGGATCTCCCCGGCGCGAAGCTCTACGAGCTGGTTTTCGTGGGCGAGATCAAACTCTTCGGCGAGGTGGTGAGAGTACAGGGCGACAAGGCCTTCATCCAGGTGTATGAAGACACCACAGGCCTGAGGCCCGGCGAGCCCGTTGTGCGGTCGGGCGAGCCGCTGAGCGCTTGGCTGGGGCCAACTATCATAGGCAAGATCTACGACGGGGTTCAACGTCCGCTGAAAAACATAGAGGAGATATCCAAAAGCCCGTTTATAGCCCGCGGCATTGGGTACGACCAAGCGCCTCCGCTTGACCTAAAGGCCGAGTTCGACTTCAAGCCCGCCGTCAAGCCGGGGGAGGAGGTGAGCCCAGGAGACGTGTTGGGCTCTGTGAAGGAGACCGAGTTGATGACGCACTATATTCTGTATCCGCCTCTGCCCGAGAACGCCCCAGGCGTTGTGGAGTGGGTGGCAGACGGCAAGTACAAAGTCGACGACGTAATCGCGAGGATTAAGACCAAGAGGGGCATCGTCGAGGTGAAGATGTGGCATAAGTGGCCCGTGAGAAGGCCTAGGCCGTTTAGGGAGAAGCTACCGCCTGTGGAGCCTTTAATCACGGGGGTGCGCACCATAGATACCATGTTCCCAATCGCCAAGGGCGGAGCCGCCGCTGTGCCGGGGCCCTTCGGGTCTGGGAAAACCGTCACGATACGTACGCTCTCTATGTTTGCCCAGAGCAGGTTCATCATCCCCGTCCTATGCGGAGAGCGCGGCAACGAGGCCGCGGACGCTCTACACGGCTTGCTTAAGCTGAAGGACCCGACCACCGGCAGATCGCTACTTGAAAGAACCACCATCATCGTGAATACGTCTAATATGCCCGTCGCCGCGAGGGAGGCCTCCGTCTACATGGGGACAACGCTGGGCGAGTACTTCCGCGACCAAGGCTACGACGTGTTGGTGCTGGCCGACTCCACGTCGCGTTGGGCTGAGGCGATGCGCGAGGTGGCTCTACGTATTGGCGAGATGCCGTCGGAGGAGGGCTACCCGGCCTATCTGCCGACAAGGCTCGCGGAGTTCTACGAGAGGGCGGGCCGCGTCGTCCTCATCGGAAGCAAGGAGCGCGTCGGCTCGCTTACCATCGCGGCCTCTGTGAGCCCGCCAGGCGGCGACTTCACGGAGCCCGTCACCTCCAACACGCTACGCTTCATAGGCGCCTTCTGGCCTCTGTCTCCGAGGTTGGCCTACTCCAGGCACTACCCGGCCATAGATTGGCTCGCCGCCTTCTCCCGCTACGTGGACACCGTTGAGGTGTGGTGGTCGAAGAACATCTCCACCGAGTGGAGGAGGATCAGAGATACCCTCCAGTCGCTCCTCGTGAAAGAGGCTGAGCTACAGGAGATAGTTAGGATCCTAGGCACGGAGGCCCTCAGCGAGTATGAGAAGCATGTGTTAAACGTGGCCTTCATGATTAGGGAGGGCTTCCTGAAGCAGGACGCGTTTAACCCGGTGGACACGCCGTCGAGCCCCATTAAACAATTCCTGCTGATGAAGGCCATATATGCCTACTACGAGGAGGGGATGAAGGCCATCGAAGCCGGCGTTCCCGCCGCCGTGCTTAGAGAGCTGGAGACTGTCAAACGTCTGCCTAGGCTGAGGATGGAGGTCACAAACGACGTAGCCAAGGAGGAGTTGACCAAGTTCATAGAGTCGCTTGTCTCCGAGATCAGATCGGTTCTGGCGGCTAGGAAACAGTAA
- a CDS encoding CDP-2,3-bis-(O-geranylgeranyl)-sn-glycerol synthase, whose protein sequence is MDIAQFFLLIWPPYVANGAAVFAGRLRWRHPIDFGRSFVDGRRIFGDGKTFEGFLIGVAAGTLLGYAPNLAYRYLSPIDALVLSAAALLGDLVGAFVKRRLCMPRGHPAFPLDQLDFILTAIAVYSLYRDVPLAYIAAAAVVTPLIHRATNYVAYLLGLKREPW, encoded by the coding sequence ATGGATATAGCCCAGTTTTTTCTACTCATCTGGCCGCCGTATGTGGCAAACGGAGCCGCGGTTTTTGCCGGGAGGCTTAGGTGGAGGCACCCCATCGACTTCGGGAGGAGCTTTGTAGACGGGAGGCGGATCTTCGGCGATGGGAAAACCTTCGAGGGCTTTCTCATCGGCGTGGCGGCAGGCACCCTGCTTGGATACGCCCCAAACCTGGCCTATCGGTACCTATCCCCTATAGACGCCCTTGTTCTATCGGCGGCGGCGCTCCTCGGCGACCTAGTCGGCGCCTTCGTGAAGAGGAGGCTCTGCATGCCCAGGGGCCACCCGGCGTTCCCCCTAGACCAGCTGGACTTCATACTGACCGCCATCGCCGTATATAGCCTGTACAGAGATGTGCCTCTGGCATACATAGCGGCCGCCGCAGTCGTTACGCCTCTTATACACAGAGCTACAAACTACGTCGCCTACCTCCTCGGGCTGAAGAGGGAGCCTTGGTAG
- a CDS encoding DNA-directed RNA polymerase subunit H: MGGVSLGVKNAVVLSKEEARELLRRLRLRPWQLPWIRSSDPLVQSIGAKPGDVIKIVRESPTAGESVIYRLVVPG, from the coding sequence GTGGGCGGGGTTTCCCTCGGGGTAAAAAACGCCGTTGTTCTTTCCAAGGAGGAGGCCAGAGAGCTGCTTAGGAGGCTGAGGCTGCGGCCTTGGCAACTGCCTTGGATTAGGTCGAGCGACCCCCTTGTTCAGTCCATAGGCGCAAAGCCGGGCGACGTCATCAAGATAGTGAGGGAGTCGCCTACGGCTGGCGAGTCTGTTATCTACCGCCTTGTGGTTCCGGGGTGA
- a CDS encoding V-type ATP synthase subunit F, producing the protein MHIVIGDRSTVALFKLMGFEGRTIEDAEEALRFVTTHLDMYDVIFITSKIAKAIKKDLDELRMRNPRKLLVEVPSVDEGMEREVNYLQIVRQILGG; encoded by the coding sequence ATGCACATAGTAATTGGAGATAGGTCGACGGTGGCTTTGTTTAAGCTTATGGGGTTTGAGGGGAGGACTATAGAGGACGCCGAGGAGGCGCTTAGGTTTGTCACAACGCATCTAGACATGTACGACGTGATCTTCATCACCTCTAAGATAGCCAAGGCCATCAAGAAAGACCTCGACGAGCTTAGGATGAGAAACCCGCGTAAGCTCCTCGTGGAGGTCCCCAGCGTAGATGAGGGGATGGAGCGGGAGGTCAACTACCTCCAGATAGTGAGGCAGATCCTCGGAGGATAA
- a CDS encoding V-type ATP synthase subunit E, whose product MSLFEDLINSKIRELEDLKRNLLVNIETNIRREADAALSKFSAQLANVESEATLERERIIYNAVVEARRKIAEVYDQMLKDLVNAVYEEVDKMRGAERYVKFLTSLLETAEKYVQTKDVVIYASPKDKGVVEAVARNLGLTGIVAEKDIRGGVVVTTRDGSITVDYSLESLIANKIEELKHLLYQMTYER is encoded by the coding sequence ATGTCTCTATTTGAAGACTTGATTAATTCTAAGATTAGAGAGCTGGAAGATCTGAAGAGGAACCTCTTGGTAAACATAGAGACAAATATCAGGAGGGAGGCAGACGCCGCCTTGAGCAAGTTTTCCGCACAGTTGGCCAACGTAGAAAGCGAGGCTACCCTAGAGCGGGAGCGCATTATATACAACGCCGTTGTGGAGGCTAGGAGAAAGATTGCGGAGGTCTACGACCAGATGCTTAAGGATCTGGTAAACGCCGTGTATGAGGAGGTGGATAAGATGAGGGGGGCCGAGAGATATGTAAAATTTTTGACCTCCCTTCTAGAGACAGCCGAGAAGTATGTACAGACGAAAGACGTGGTGATTTACGCCTCGCCGAAGGACAAGGGCGTTGTCGAGGCTGTTGCGAGAAACCTAGGCCTTACTGGCATCGTCGCTGAGAAGGACATCCGAGGCGGCGTGGTGGTAACTACGAGAGACGGCTCGATTACGGTAGACTACTCCCTGGAGTCTCTAATTGCGAACAAAATAGAAGAGTTAAAACACCTCCTGTACCAGATGACCTATGAGCGGTAG
- a CDS encoding B12-binding domain-containing radical SAM protein — protein sequence MPSPSFDVVLTTDRSMMSNYHRKEFLGFGTTGPVFVELPFGFSERFHSFLFAPKVKVDRWGRPLEAPYGMRKIEAKLLDSGINAAVIDPDHVHRYIPRAKVLMLSHHDYFGLNPPSSTWGVIVGKEPMNAMFFKRFMEKIAPAVKEAKAKNGLRVIVGGPAAWQWLYFPELVERWGIDTVFDGEGEKLIVGLVKNAIEGKPLPRYIYVGVQEAPDISEISTIKYPSVNGLVEIGRGCPRGCAFCSVTLRAMRWYPLDKIEEELRVNARAGVIDGLLHADEVPLYGSAGVEPNPEKLIALHRLAKRYYRKVGWSHTTLVAVYHGEKKMGRLFTKLSEIIIDEHQDWWGAQIGLETGSVRLARKIMPGKAAPYKIDQWHEIVTEAAAVMHEIRLIPAITLIVGLPDEQPEDVVETIELVERLRPYRSLIVPLFYVPMSHVKSEKTGWLDKVNLYPEHVDLLKVVARHSIHWAKDIVNRFYFKGPHYIPLKFLVNYFINYVEKRMEKIEEDVERYKEVLRQRRAASRKEVITFA from the coding sequence ATGCCATCGCCCAGCTTCGACGTGGTCTTAACCACCGACCGTTCGATGATGTCCAACTACCACAGGAAGGAGTTCCTCGGCTTTGGGACTACGGGGCCCGTCTTTGTGGAGCTCCCCTTCGGCTTCTCAGAGAGGTTCCACTCCTTCCTCTTCGCGCCTAAGGTCAAGGTGGATAGGTGGGGGAGGCCGCTCGAGGCGCCCTACGGAATGCGGAAGATCGAAGCCAAGTTGCTCGACTCCGGGATCAACGCCGCAGTGATAGACCCAGACCACGTCCATAGGTACATACCCAGGGCCAAGGTCCTGATGTTGAGCCACCACGACTACTTCGGGCTGAATCCGCCAAGCAGCACGTGGGGCGTGATCGTGGGGAAGGAGCCGATGAACGCCATGTTCTTCAAGAGGTTTATGGAGAAGATCGCGCCTGCTGTGAAAGAGGCGAAGGCGAAAAACGGGCTTAGGGTTATCGTAGGGGGGCCCGCGGCGTGGCAGTGGCTCTACTTCCCGGAGCTGGTGGAGAGGTGGGGTATAGACACCGTATTTGACGGAGAGGGGGAAAAACTGATAGTAGGCCTTGTGAAAAACGCCATCGAGGGGAAGCCCTTGCCGAGATACATCTACGTGGGGGTACAGGAGGCGCCTGACATCTCGGAGATCTCCACCATAAAGTACCCCAGCGTAAACGGGCTTGTAGAAATAGGCAGGGGCTGCCCAAGGGGTTGCGCCTTCTGCTCAGTCACGCTGAGGGCGATGAGGTGGTACCCCCTGGATAAGATAGAGGAGGAGCTGAGGGTAAACGCCAGAGCTGGCGTCATCGACGGCTTGCTCCACGCCGACGAGGTTCCCCTGTACGGCTCCGCTGGCGTTGAGCCAAACCCCGAGAAGCTCATAGCTCTACACAGGTTGGCCAAGCGGTACTACAGGAAGGTGGGGTGGAGCCACACCACATTAGTGGCCGTGTATCACGGCGAGAAGAAGATGGGCAGGCTTTTTACAAAGCTTTCCGAGATCATAATAGACGAGCACCAGGACTGGTGGGGGGCACAGATAGGGCTTGAGACAGGCTCGGTCCGCCTGGCGCGGAAGATAATGCCGGGCAAGGCGGCGCCCTACAAGATAGACCAGTGGCACGAGATAGTGACAGAGGCCGCCGCGGTTATGCACGAGATTAGGCTTATCCCCGCCATAACGCTGATCGTTGGGCTTCCCGACGAACAGCCGGAAGACGTCGTGGAGACCATCGAGCTTGTGGAGAGGCTTAGGCCGTATAGGAGCCTCATCGTGCCTCTGTTCTACGTCCCCATGAGCCACGTGAAAAGCGAGAAGACGGGGTGGCTAGACAAGGTGAATCTGTACCCAGAGCACGTAGATCTGCTAAAGGTGGTGGCTAGGCACTCCATACACTGGGCTAAGGACATAGTGAACAGGTTCTACTTCAAAGGCCCCCACTACATACCGCTGAAGTTCCTGGTAAACTACTTCATAAACTACGTCGAGAAGAGGATGGAGAAGATAGAGGAGGATGTGGAGCGCTACAAGGAGGTTCTTAGACAGAGGAGGGCCGCCTCGAGAAAGGAGGTGATAACTTTTGCCTAG